One region of Bactrocera neohumeralis isolate Rockhampton chromosome 5, APGP_CSIRO_Bneo_wtdbg2-racon-allhic-juicebox.fasta_v2, whole genome shotgun sequence genomic DNA includes:
- the LOC126759179 gene encoding probable RNA 3'-terminal phosphate cyclase-like protein → MPPVSQEGNCLIYRGSNFLKQRLILSCLSGKPVQITQIRIDDDTAPGLREYEIGLIRLLDKLTNGTKIELNPSGTSVLFTPGLLHGGVLHHDCCIQRGIGYYLDALIALGPFCKNPINATLKGVTNSKDSPSVDHIKGSAIPVLKRFLVVDEGLELKVVKRGAAPLGGGEVQFRCPVRKNIRSLQFQTQGMVKRIRGTVYACKVSPAMANRTVEAAKGVMLKFLPDVYIYTDQNRGKMSGNSPGFGICLIAETTDDVCYGAESISNSREDGKDPSVPEDLGREAAMKLLDEIYRGGSCDSSYQWLVTLFMALSQKNVSKFLTGPLSTYTIHFLQNLRDFFSITFKLENPENDDEEDALPGAQKVLMTCVGIGYTNISKRVN, encoded by the exons ATGCCACCCGTATCACAGGAAGGTAATTGTCTCATATACCGTGGCAGCAATTTTCTCAAGCAG CGCCTTATACTGTCTTGCCTTAGTGGAAAGCCTGTACAAATAACACAAATTCGCATAGATGATGATACGGCTCCCGGTTTGCGTGAATATGAAATAGGTCTAATAAGGTTACTTGATAAGCTAACAAATGGTACCAAAATTGAACTCAATCCCTCGGGCACCTCTGTTCTGTTTACACCGGGTCTCTTGCACGGTGGTGTGCTGCATCACGATTGCTGTATTCAACGTGGTATAGGCTATTATTTGGATGCGCTAATAGCTCTtggtccgttttgtaaaaatcCCATTAATGCAACTTTAAAAGGCGTAACAAATAGTAAAGACTCACCATCAGTAGACCACATAAAAGGTTCAGCAATTCCGGTTCTTAAACGATTTTTAGTTGTGGATGAAGGATTagaacttaaagttgttaaaagaGGTGCAGCACCTCTTGGTGGTGGTGAAGTACAATTCCGATGCCCGGTGCGTAAGAACATACGTTCTCTGCAATTCCAAACTCAAGGCATGGTTAAGCGTATTCGCGGTACCGTCTACGCATGCAAAGTATCGCCTGCAATGGCCAATCGCACTGTGGAAGCGGCAAAAGGtgtaatgttaaaatttcttcccgacgtatatatatacactgaTCAAAATCGTGGTAAAATGTCTGGTAATTCACCAGGTTTTGGTATTTGTTTGATAGCAGAAACAACTGATGATGTTTGTTATGGCGCTGAAAGCATTTCAAACAGCAGAGAGGAC gGGAAAGATCCTTCTGTACCTGAAGATTTGGGACGCGAAGCTGCAATGAAATTGCTTGACGAAATTTATCGGGGAGGCTCTTGTGATTCATCGTATCAATGGCTTGTCACCCTATTTATGGCTTTGAGTcagaaaaatgtttcaaaatttttaacag GCCCACTCTCTACTTATACAATACATTTCCTACAAAATTTGCGAGACTTCTTTTCAATAACGTTTAAGCTAGAAAACCCAGAAAATGATGACGAAGAAGATGCCTTGCCAGGCGCCCAAAAAGTGCTGATGACATGTGTAGGCATCGGTTATACGAATATAAGTAAACGTgtcaactaa
- the LOC126759199 gene encoding probable 60S ribosomal protein L37-A: MTKGTSSFGKRHNKTHTLCRRCGRSSYHIQKSTCSQCGYPAAKLRSYNWSVKAKRRKTTGTGRVRYLKVVRRRFRNGFREGTQAKPKKTTQSK; encoded by the exons ATG ACGAAAGGTACATCAAGCTTTGGTAAACGCCATAATAAGACGCACACTTTGTGCCGTCGTTGCGGACGTTCATCCTACCACATTCAAAAGTCAACATGCTCCCAATGTGGATATCCCGCTGCTAAGTTGCGTTCAT ACAACTGGTCAGTGAAGGCTAAGAGGAGGAAGACCACTGGCACAGGTCGCGTGCGTTACTTGAAAGTGGTCAGACGTCGTTTCCGCAACGGTTTCCGTGAGGGTACCCAAGCTAAACCCAAGAAGACCACCCAGTCTAAATAA
- the LOC126759198 gene encoding gametocyte-specific factor 1 homolog: MDGNKGEDFVTCPYNKAHRVLRSRLQLHLIKCRLNYPNVELQKCPLNQLHLVPEAEFELHLVSCPDRKIIAHYKYVDEMKFLKHDPIESEENWDDTISGNYNPETYARSNQIIRKPVGPPSKRKAFRHEEEERWQQFD; encoded by the exons ATGGATGGAAATAAAGGTGAAGATTTTGTTACTTGTCCCTACAATAAGGCACATCGTGTCCTAAGGAGTCGTTTGCAATTACATCTAATTAAATGCCGTTTGAATTATCCAAATGTGGAattacaaaagtgcccattgaATCAATTACATTTGGTGCCAGAGGCCGAGTTCGAG CTGCATTTAGTGAGTTGTCCTGATCGTAAAATAATTGCACATTATAAATACGTTGATGAGATGAAGTTTCTGAAGCATGACCCAATCGAAAGTGAGGAAAATTGGGATGACACTATATCTGGAAATTATAATCCTGAAACTTACGCTCGTAGCAATCAAATAATACGAAAACCCGTCGGTCCACCATCAAAACGTAAAGCATTTAGACATGAGGAGGAAGAACGTTGGCAACAGTTTGATTGA
- the LOC126759176 gene encoding vitellogenin-1-like — protein sequence MNPLKIFCFMAFVLAIANASPKHGKNKDNVNSLKPVDWLSASELESMPSVEDITLQQLENMSMEDAQRKIEKLYHLSQINHALEPSFVPSPSNVPVILMKPNGQPERTNLNELVQTAKQQPNFGDEEVTIFITGLPQSSPSVAKANKKLIQAYMQRYNGQRQPISNNQDYDYGNNKDNQGATSSEEDYSESWKNPKPTKGNLVVISLGSTLTNMKRLALIDVEQTGNMIGKALVELTNECDVPQEIIHIVGQGVGAQVAGAAGRQYKRLTGHQLRRITALDPAKLFAKDKDMLTGLARGDADFVDAIHTSTCGMGTRQRVGDVDFYVNGPASAAPGATNVIEATMRATRYFAESVRPGNERNFPAVAANSMDQYENNDGAGKRAYMGIATDFDLEGDYILKVNSKSPFGKSAPAQKQSTYHGQHQAWKSGKNQNNN from the exons ATGAATCCTCTGAAGATTTTCTGTTTTATGGCTTTCGTATTAGCCATTGCTAATGCTTCACCCAAGCATGGCAAGAACAAGGACAACGTGAATAGCTTAAAACCTGTGGATTGGTTATCGGCCTCTGAATTAGAATCGATGCCATCAGTCGAGGATATCACTTTGCAACAGTTGGAGAACATGTCAATGGAAGATGCCCAGCGAAAGATTGAGAAGCTAT ATCACTTGTCGCAAATTAATCACGCTCTAGAACCGTCCTTTGTTCCGAGCCCCAGTAATGTGCCGGTTATCTTGATGAAACCCAATGGACAGCCCGAGCGTACCAATCTCAATGAACTAGTCCAAACTGCCAAGCAACAACCCAACTTTGGCGATGAGGAAGTAACCATTTTCATCACTGGTTTGCCACAGTCGTCTCCTTCTGTTGCaaaggcaaacaaaaaattgatccaGGCTTATATGCAGCGCTACAATGGACAGCGTCAACCAATCAGCAATAACCAGGACTATGACTATGGCAACAATAAGGACAATCAAGGTGCCACTTCAAGTGAAGAAGACTACAGTGAATCGTGGAAGAACCCCAAACCCACAAAGGGCAACCTTGTG GTCATCAGCTTGGGCTCCACCCTCACCAACATGAAACGTTTAGCTCTCATCGATGTAGAACAAACCGGTAACATGATCGGTAAAGCTCTCGTCGAACTGACCAACGAATGTGATGTACCACAAGAGATCATTCATATTGTTGGACAAGGTGTTGGTGCCCAAGTTGCAGGAGCTGCTGGACGTCAATACAAACGTTTGACAGGTCATCAATTGCGTCGTATCACAGCTTTGGACCCTGCAAAATTGTTCGCTAAGGACAAGGATATGTTAACTGGTTTGGCTCGTGGTGATGCTGATTTCGTTGATGCCATTCACACTTCGACTTGTGGAATGGGAACACGCCAACGAGTTGGTGATGTCGACTTCTACGTCAACGGTCCAGCTTCCGCTGCTCCAGGCGCTACCAATGTAATTGAAGCAACTATGCGTGCAACTCGTTACTTCGCCGAATCTGTACGCCCAGGTAATGAACGTAACTTCCCTGCTGTCGCCGCCAACTCCATGGACCAATACGAAAATAACGATGGCGCTGGCAAACGCGCTTACATGGGTATTGCTACCGATTTCGATTTGGAGGGTGATTATATTCTGAAGGTGAATTCAAAGAGTCCTTTCGGCAAGAGCGCTCCCGCTCAAAAGCAAAGCACTTATCATGGCCAACACCAGGCATGGAAAAGCGGCAAAAACCAGAACAACAATTAA
- the LOC126759341 gene encoding uncharacterized protein LOC126759341, which produces MLRRVGEEVDILTCPYNLSHQILRCRFQVHLVRCRKSHPDAKKVVCPFNVTHRVNEQELDWHVSTCSNRQSFEVFKSNDSHASGSSMSTTFNDNGTEANSTWQTANTSFELETSQNWDDLPSVPSYDPKAYAEKANVLRQPVGMKPSERVAFRNAERKRLQNLKSYRYERYLLTLFVLERAIKELREHEKMNTRDEHVQCPYVASHSILKKRFQVHLVRCRKNFLHVSKVTCPFNVTHILNEPELDWHVQNCPDRAGYEHYRRGEEQAAADGATTSAQTREYPLETEENWDDLPPVPTYNPQEYAENAQVLRNLRGHSKSVKKQFRSNERLRLMGINRDKELNQ; this is translated from the exons ATGTTGCGACGTGTGGGTGAAGAAGTAGATATTCTTACCTGCCCTTATAACCTATCGCATCAGATATTGCGTTGCCGTTTTCAAGTTCATCTAGTTCGTTGTCGAAAATCGCATCCAGACGCCAAAAAGGTTGTGTGTCCCTTCAATGTGACACACCGGGTGAATGAACAAGAGTTGGAT TGGCACGTAAGCACCTGTTCAAATCGTCAGtcatttgaagtttttaaaagtAATGACTCGCATGCATCTGGATCATCAATGTCCACTACCTTTAATGACAATGGAACAGAAGCAAATTCAACTTGGCAAACTGCAAATACTTCTTTTGAACTGGAAACATCCCAAAATTGGGACGATCTGCCAAGTGTACCATCATATGATCCTAAAGCATATGCTGAAAAAGCAAATGTATTACGACAACCTGTTGGAATGAAACCATCAGAAAGAGTTGCATTTCGTAATGCTGAACGCAAACGATTGCAAAACTTA aaatCATACCGTTATGAACGTTATTTGCTCACGTTGTTTGTTTTAGAAAGGGCAATTAAAGAGCTTAGGGAACACGAAAAAATGAATACCCGTGATGAACATGTACAATGCCCATACGTTGCATCCCATTCGATTTTGAAAAAACGTTTTCAGGTGCATCTGGTGAGGTGCCGGAAGAATTTTTTACATGTTTCCAAGGTGACGTGCCCTTTCAATGTGACTCATATCCTTAATGAGCCGGAGCTTGAT TGGCACGTCCAAAATTGTCCTGACCGCGCTGGTTATGAGCATTATAGGCGCGGAGAAGAACAAGCTGCAGCGGATGGGGCGACTACATCAGCACAAACACGGGAATACCCATTGGAAACCGAAGAAAATTGGGATGACTTGCCGCCCGTGCCAACCTATAATCCACAGGAGTATGCTGAAAATGCTCAGGTTCTTCGAAATTTACGAGGACATTCCAAGTCCgttaaaaaacaatttcgttCAAATGAAAGACTCCGTTTAATGGGCATTAATCGGGACAAAGAattaaaccaataa
- the LOC126759177 gene encoding vitellogenin-2-like — protein MSPLSIFCLVAVLATATTVCARGNSIRDNLKPTEWISPRELENAPSVDEITFEKLQEMPAEEAAELVNQIYHLSQLSRKIEPSYAPSPSDIPVYTYTPTGQRVNTKLNQLVSTVQQQPHFGQQEVTIFITGLPQQKLRDAARANQKLIQAYLQAYNGQVQVQGGQDADSEQDTSSSEESSNSKQTKPSGNLVVIDLGAVIRNFEELVLLDINRVGAAIGNSLVQLTSQTDVPQEVIYIVAQGIGAHVAGAAARQYTRQTGNKLRRITAMDPTKIFARKPNTLVGLARGNADFVDAIHTSAYGLGSAARAGDVDFYPNGPSVAMPGTDNIIEASLRATRYFAETVRPGNDRNFPAVAAESLQQYKNNNGNGRRAYMGIAADYDLEGDYILQVNAKSPFGKSAPAKKQNSYHGIHQTSGRSSSNN, from the exons ATGAGTcctttaagtattttttgtttggtggCCGTGTTggctacagcaacaacagtgTGCGCTAGAGGCAACTCAATACGTGATAACCTGAAACCCACTGAGTGGATTTCGCCGCGTGAATTGGAGAATGCGCCTTCAGTGGATGAGATCACTTTCGAAAAGTTGCAGGAAATGCCGGCTGAGGAGGCTGCCGAGTTGGTGAACCAGATTT ACCACTTGTCGCAGTTGAGCCGGAAAATTGAGCCCAGTTATGCCCCCAGTCCCAGCGATATTCCTGTCTACACCTACACACCCACTGGTCAGCGCGTGAACACCAAATTGAATCAGCTGGTATCCACCGTCCAACAACAACCTCATTTCGGCCAACAAGAAGTCACCATTTTCATCACTGGTCTGCCACAACAGAAACTGCGTGATGCCGCACGCGCCAACCAGAAACTCATTCAGGCTTATTTGCAAGCCTACAACGGACAAGTGCAAGTACAAGGTGGTCAAGACGCTGACTCTGAACAGGATACTTCATCGAGCGAGGAATCTTCTAACAGCAAACAGACCAAACCTAGTGGTAATTTGGTGGTTATTGATTTGGGCGCCGTCATACGCAATTTCGAAGAACTTGTTCTGCTCGATATCAACCGCGTCGGTGCTGCGATCGGTAACAGTTTGGTCCAACTTACGTCGCAAACTGATGTACCCCAGGAAGTGATCTATATTGTCGCACAAGGTATTGGCGCTCATGTTGCCGGTGCTGCTGCTCGCCAATACACACGTCAAACAGGCAACAAGTTGCGTCGTATCACTGCCATGGATCCCACAAAAATCTTTGCACGCAAACCCAACACTTTGGTCGGCTTGGCTCGCGGCAATGCTGATTTCGTTGATGCCATCCACACTTCTGCTTATGGCTTGGGTAGCGCTGCTCGTGCCGGTGATGTTGACTTCTATCCCAACGGTCCTTCTGTTGCCATGCCCGGAACTGATAACATAATCGAAGCTTCCTTACGTGCAACCCGTTACTTCGCCGAGACAGTGCGCCCAGGTAATGATCGCAACTTCCCAGCTGTCGCAGCCGAATCCCTACAAcagtataaaaacaacaatggcaacGGCAGACGCGCTTATATGGGTATTGCCGCTGACTACGATTTGGAAGGTGACTACATTCTGCAAGTGAACGCTAAAAGTCCATTCGGAAAGAGCGCACCCGCCAAGAAACAAAATTCCTACCATGGCATACATCAGACTTCCGGCCGCTCCTCTTCGAACAACTAA
- the LOC126759182 gene encoding uncharacterized protein DDB_G0283697-like, whose translation MLSLENDDDVVVCPYNPAHRLLRKRLQPHLIKCRENYPQLQLQRCPFNNTHHIPEPEFCLHVTNCPDRKLITQYKYDAAEPKEEERVSHAPIECEENWDDTEVDDYDPQKFIKEKEVLRQPLGIAPAERKEFIKTERKRLGDEESYSESDDDFKDDITKKDENEDLSSIKRIRSISPSPPRQRERSRSRSPQSSAHYERTHVRGSHIPPLQIPPRISFASSSNRYSNDHIQPLPGAYDIDDDPYYNSGNDASFQIGNYSSSNSSHNPPFVAYPTRMSYHNNDNGASYQISNYNSSNSSHNPPLIAYPTRMPYHNNDNGASYQISNYSSNSSRNPPLIAYPTRMPSYGRGAYRGYNNSRGNSSRYNDRY comes from the exons ATGTTGTCCTTAGAGAACGATGATGATGTAGTAGTGTGTCCATACAATCCAGCGCATCGGTTGCTACGGAAACGGTTGCAACCTCATCTTATCAAGTGTCGTGAAAATTATCCACAACTTCAACTTCAAAGATGTCCATTTAATAATACTCATCACATACCTGAACCAGAATTCTGT CTTCATGTTACAAACTGTCCGGATCGAAAACTCATAACACAATATAAATACGATGCAGCAGAACCAAAGGAAGAAGAACGTGTTTCTCATGCACCGATTGAATGCGAAGAAAATTGGGATGATACAGAAGTTGATGATTACGATCCTCAGAAATTCATAAAGGAGAAAGAGGTTCTACGCCAACCCCTGGGAATTGCTCCAGCAGAACGAAAAGAGTTTATTAAAACGGAACGTAAACGTTTGGGCGATGAAGAGAGTTACAGTGAAAGTGACGATGATTTTAAAGATGATATTACTAAAAAAGATGAGAACGAAGACTTAAGTTCAATTAAGCGGATACGCTCCATTTCGCCGTCACCTCCGCGTCAGAGGGAACGATCACGAAGTCGATCGCCACAGTCTTCTGCTCACTACGAACGTACTCATGTACGTGGTTCGCATATACCACCTCTTCAAATACCACCGCGAATTTCTTTTGCATCTAGTAGCAACCGATATTCCAACGACCACATCCAGCCATTGCCAGGAGCATATGACATTGATGACGATCCTTATTATAATAGCGGCAATGATGCCTCTTTTCAGATAGGCAATTACAGCAGTAGTAACAGCAGCCACAATCCTCCTTTTGTCGCTTATCCTACTCGCATGTCATATCATAATAACGACAATGGTGCCTCTTATCAGATAAGCAATTACAACAGTAGTAATAGCAGCCACAATCCTCCGCTTATCGCTTATCCTACTCGCATGCCATATCATAATAACGACAATGGTGCCTCTTATCAGATAAGCAATTACAGCAGTAATAGCAGCCGCAATCCTCCACTTATCGCTTATCCTACTCGCATGCCATCTTATGGGCGTGGTGCTTATCGTGGGTACAATAATAGCCGCGGAAATTCGTCACGTTATAATGATCGTTATTAa